A DNA window from Aspergillus nidulans FGSC A4 chromosome I contains the following coding sequences:
- a CDS encoding uncharacterized protein (transcript_id=CADANIAT00007129), whose translation MSVPTFTAALTASQNKEKYSAKVQELAAAINADALSSAIEAILSGGDDATVSDAEQSKALTAGFEYATELVKELKSSPGNDDKLKLYAFFKRSKNEEPAAPGAFSFEAKYKYNAWKEIKDISQQRAQALYIQKVNALLESIGTN comes from the exons ATGTCCGTCCCTACCTTCACTGCCGCCCTTACGGCCTCCCAGAACAAGGAGAAGTACTCCGCCAAGGTGCAGGAGCTCGCCGCTGCCATCAACGCCGATGCCCTTAGCTCCGCCATCGAGGCTATCCTGTCCGGTGGCGACGATGCTACTGTCTCGGACGCCGAGCAGAGCAAAGCCCTGACTGCGGGCTTTGAGTACGCGAcggagctggtcaaggagTTGAAGAGCTCTCCCGGGAATGATGATAAGCTGAAG TTGTATGCATTCTTCAAGCGCTCGAAGAACGAGGAGCCTGCTGCGCCGGGTGCTTTCTCATTTGAA GCCAAGTACAAGTACAACGCGTggaaggagatcaaggaTATCAGCCAGCAGCGGGCCCAGGCTCTGTACATCCAGAAGGTCAACGCTCTCCTCGAGTCGATCGGAACCAACTAA
- a CDS encoding tyrosyl-DNA phosphodiesterase 1 (transcript_id=CADANIAT00007130), translating into MDNHPVDRPAKRPKISSHSEPENLKNSSLSDIASLRRSITPPPARSERPSVSTTSVISPHQHSDQDINKANASQIIPSPIQLNHISDFSDSLRNNDDTVKLRDILGDPLIRECWQFNYCFDVDFLMDQFDEDVRNLVRVKVVHGSWKKDSENRVRIEKACQRYPNVEPIVAYMPEPFGTHHSKMMILLRHDDFAQVVIHTANMLAGDWGDMCQAIWRSPLLPLTDGHEDKNSTAWGTGARFKRDLLAYLKAYGVKKTGPLVEQLGKYDFSAVRAALIASVPSKQKVDASSIDGNSKTKWGWPALKEALRNVPLRENVGADGTATVPHIVTQISSIATLGQTDKWLKDVFFNALAASSSSTKTRPRYSVIFPTAEEIRRSLKGYGYGGSIHMKLQSAAQKKQLQYLRPYLCHWAGDVSGQAPKRLQDAGRRRAAPHIKTYIRFADQHMRSIDWALVTSANLSTQAWGAAANAAGEVRVCSWEIGVLVWPELLTTEPQGQRKHQQQSRSVAMVPCFKKDKPDPSSKVGNAAPAALIGFRMPYDLPLTPYSTQDEPWCATMSHIEPDWLGQTWINSIASFHHHGQLPYW; encoded by the exons ATGGACAACCATCCAGTAGATCGTCCGGCCAAACGCCCTAAGATATCATCTCattcagagccagaaaaCCTCAAAAACTCATCACTGTCTGACATCGCCTCCCTCCGCCGCTCTATAACACCCCCGCCGGCGCGTTCTGAGCGTCCCAGCGTCAGTACCACCTCGGTCATTTCCCCGCACCAGCACTCAGATCAAGACATTAACAAGGCCAACGCTTCCCAAATTATACCCTCTCCTATCCAACTAAACCATATCAGCGACTTCAGCGACTCGCTAAGGAACAATGACGACACCGTCAAACTGCGGGATATCCTGGGTGACCCGCTCATCCGCGAATGCTGGCAATTCAATTACTGTTTCGATGTGGATTTCCTCATGGACCAgtttgatgaggatgttAGGAATCTCGTGAGAGTGAAGGTTGTGCATGGGTCATGGAAGAAGGACTCCGAGAATAGGGTGCGAATTGAG AAAGCATGCCAGCGATATCCGAATGTTGAGCCCATTGTGGCGTACATGCCTGAACCGTTTGGGACGCATCactcgaagatgatgattcTGCTGAGACATGATGATTTCGCTCA GGTTGTGATTCACACCGCGAATATGCTTGCCGGCGACTGGGGGGATATGTGTCAGGCAATCTGGCGTTCGCCTCTACTTCCGCTCACGGACGGTCATGAAGACAAAAATTCTACTGCATGGGGCACAGGGGCGCGGTTTAAGCGTGACCTACTTGCGTACTTGAAGGCGTATGGCGTGAAGAAGACAGGCCCATTAGTTGAGCAGCTTGGAAAGTACGATTTTAGTGCTGTGAGGGCTGCTCTGATCGCGAGTGTTCCTTCTAAACAGAAGGTCGACGCCTCGAGCATTGATGGCAATAGTAAAACTAAATGGGGATGGCCGGCTTTAAAAGAAGCTCTGCGTAATGTCCCCTTACGTGAAAATGTAGGCGCTGATGGTACAGCTACAGTCCCACATATTGTTACCCAG ATATCCTCCATCGCAACCTTAGGCCAGACGGACAAATGGTTAAAAGACGTGTTCTTCAACGCTCTCGCCGcatccagttcttcaacgAAGACCCGGCCGCGATATTCAGTAATCTTCCCAACAGCCGAGGAAATCCGGCGCTCGCTCAAGGGCTACGGCTATGGCGGGTCCATCCACATGAAACTGCAAAGCGCCGCGCAGAAAAAGCAGCTCCAGTATTTACGGCCATATCTGTGTCATTGGGCGGGCGACGTATCGGGGCAGGCCCCCAAGCGTCTACAGGACGCCGGCCGTCGTCGCGCAGCTCCACATATAAAAACCTACATACGATTCGCAGACCAGCATATGCGAAGTATTGATTGGGCGCTCGTCACCTCTGCGAACCTCTCAACGCAAGCGTGGGGAGCGGCCGCTAACGCGGCTGGCGAAGTGCGCGTCTGCAGTTGGGAGATCGGGGTGCTAGTGTGGCCGGAGTTATTGACTACAGAGCCGCAGGGACAGAGAAAGCACCAACAGCAGTCGAGGTCGGTGGCTATGGTGCCGTGTTTCAAGAAAGATAAACCAGACCCTTCGTCGAAGGTGGGCAATGCAGCGCCGGCGGCTCTGATCGGATTTCGCATGCCGTATGATTTACCGTTGACCCCATACAGCACACAGGACGAGCCGTGGTGTGCGACCATGTCTCATATCGAGCCCGACTGGCTTGGGCAAACTTGGATA AACAGCATAGCTTCATTCCATCATCACGGTCAACTACCGTACTGGTAA